In a genomic window of Deltaproteobacteria bacterium:
- the fabD gene encoding ACP S-malonyltransferase translates to MPPSRPALLFPGQGAQFVGMGRDFEESSPAARRVLDEAHRASGFDLRGLCFDGPEDRLALTEFQQPCVLAVSAAIHAAFAERVSSRPVCAIGHSLGEYSAHVAAGSLDVGDAVILVGTRGQAMQRAVAAGVGAMAALLGTDEQTAQAACDDAGGDVWVANLNGGGQVVISGVASAVERAVASAKQRGVRRAVMLPVSAPFHCPLMEPAARAMDEVLRAAAFAPPAFPIIANVDARPCDDPSRFAALLITQITHRVRFEDCVRTAINMGVDAFIELGPGGKLTGMVSRIAPDIRAVSISSVRELDEAVAALQS, encoded by the coding sequence ATGCCGCCGTCGCGACCGGCTCTGCTGTTTCCGGGGCAGGGCGCCCAATTCGTGGGGATGGGTCGCGACTTCGAGGAATCGTCTCCGGCGGCCCGGCGCGTCCTCGACGAGGCGCATCGGGCGTCGGGTTTCGACCTGCGGGGCCTGTGCTTCGACGGCCCCGAGGATCGGCTCGCCCTCACCGAGTTCCAGCAGCCGTGCGTGCTCGCCGTGTCGGCCGCCATTCACGCGGCCTTTGCGGAACGAGTTTCATCGCGCCCGGTCTGTGCAATCGGCCATTCGCTCGGGGAATACTCCGCTCACGTCGCTGCCGGATCCCTGGACGTCGGGGACGCCGTCATACTCGTGGGCACGCGAGGGCAGGCCATGCAGCGGGCCGTCGCAGCGGGCGTCGGGGCGATGGCCGCCCTGCTCGGCACGGACGAGCAGACCGCGCAGGCCGCCTGCGACGATGCGGGCGGAGACGTCTGGGTCGCCAACCTCAACGGCGGTGGTCAGGTTGTCATCTCCGGTGTCGCAAGCGCGGTGGAAAGAGCCGTGGCCTCCGCGAAACAGCGAGGGGTACGTCGAGCTGTCATGTTGCCCGTCAGCGCTCCCTTCCATTGTCCGCTGATGGAGCCGGCCGCGCGTGCGATGGACGAAGTGCTTCGAGCCGCCGCTTTCGCGCCGCCCGCGTTTCCGATCATCGCCAACGTCGATGCCCGCCCCTGCGATGACCCCTCGCGGTTTGCGGCTCTTCTCATCACGCAGATCACGCACCGCGTTCGCTTCGAGGACTGCGTGCGCACGGCGATCAATATGGGCGTGGATGCTTTCATCGAGCTCGGACCGGGCGGCAAGCTGACCGGCATGGTGTCCCGCATCGCGCCCGATATTCGCGCCGTTTCGATTTCCTCGGTTCGGGAACTTGACGAGGCCGTTGCCGCTCTCCAGAGTTGA
- the rpmF gene encoding 50S ribosomal protein L32, whose protein sequence is MARPKRKTSHRRKGLRSAHDALAVANPVACPNCQEWVMPHRVCPSCGHYKGKEVIAKEAEE, encoded by the coding sequence ATGGCTCGTCCGAAACGAAAAACCAGCCACCGACGCAAGGGCCTTCGCTCGGCGCACGACGCGCTCGCGGTCGCCAATCCGGTTGCCTGCCCGAATTGTCAGGAATGGGTGATGCCGCATCGCGTCTGCCCGTCCTGCGGCCACTACAAGGGCAAGGAAGTGATCGCGAAGGAAGCCGAAGAGTAA